The Manis javanica isolate MJ-LG chromosome 4, MJ_LKY, whole genome shotgun sequence genome contains a region encoding:
- the TMEM52 gene encoding transmembrane protein 52 — protein sequence MTPSLPGGADGRHFRTDEVSTPGPRPHPQLVTARKAGRSRKVLCPRSLKRHGEEPAAIRVGWSAFPGPAPAACVRRNSVTGRSARARQDGSALWTPHPRLTFSPQVALGFADGGCDPSDQCPSQARWSSLWHVGLILLTVLLLLLCGVTASCVRFCCLQKRAHTQLHLPPAPQPCDLTVSPVDSDSPVHSTVTSYSSVQYPLGMRLPLPFGELDLDSMTPPAYSLFAPELPPSYDEAIKMTKPRQEEPPSSL from the exons ATGACCCCCAGCCTTCCTGGTGGAGCGGACGGCAGGCACTTCCGGACAGACGAGGTGAGCACGCCCGGCCCCAGGCCTCACCCCCAGCTGGTGACGGCTCGCAAGGCTGGTCGCTCCCGTAAAGTGCTTTGCCCCAGGTCGCTCAAGCGCCACGGCGAGGAGCCGGCTGCGATCCGAGTGGGGTGGTCGGCCTTCCCCGGGCCGGCGCCTGCGGCGTGCGTGCGCAGGAACAGCG TCACCGGGCGCTCGGCGCGGGCACGGCAGGACGGCTCTGCGCTCTGGACACCTCACCCCCGGCTCACCTTCTCCCCACAGGTGGCGCTGGGCTTCGCGGACGGCGGCTGCGACCCCTCGGACCA GTGCCCGTCGCAGGCCCGCTGGAGCAGCCTGTGGCACGTGGG GCTTATCTTGCTCACTGTCCTCCTACTGCTGCTGTGTGGGGTCACGGCCAGCTGTGTCCGGTTCTGCTGCCTTCAGAAGCGGGCACACACACAGCTgcacctgcctcctgcccctcagcCTTGCGACCTGACTGTCAGCCCTGTGGACAGCGACAGCCCTGTACACAGCACTGTGACTT CCTACAGTTCCGTGCAGTACCCACTGGGCATGCGGCTGCCCCTGCCCTTTGGGGAGCTGGACCTCGACTCCATGACCCCTCCTGCCTACAGCCTATTTGCCCCTGAGCTGCCACCCTCCTATGATGAAGCCATCAAGATGACCAAACCCAGACAGGAGGAGCCGCCCTCCTCCCTGTAG